From a single Sinomonas atrocyanea genomic region:
- a CDS encoding DMT family transporter, producing MSRRAWILFAAMSLIWGVPYLLIREAVHEVSPAVVVFSRTAIGAVVLLPFARRGMRTVWEHRRPVLAFALLEMVGPWFLLSDAERFITSSLAGLLIAFAPVLALVVARLIGLEKRIGRLRIVGLVVAVGGVAALGGGGMEASGPWPVVEMMLVAVGYAVAPQIAATKLRDVPALPMTAACLSIAALIASPFAVLSWPAQPPSGLATGALVLLGLLCTALAFLLFFRLIADAGPARATAIAYVNPVVALALGVALTGDPLTPLIGAGAVLVLAGTFMATRRSTHEAEPAPEEPGRTRRGLGATQRGGIRRTPSARASK from the coding sequence ATGAGCCGCCGGGCCTGGATCCTCTTCGCGGCCATGAGCCTGATCTGGGGCGTGCCGTACCTGCTCATCCGCGAGGCCGTGCACGAGGTGAGCCCCGCCGTCGTGGTGTTCTCGCGGACGGCGATCGGCGCCGTCGTCCTCCTGCCGTTCGCCCGCCGCGGGATGCGCACCGTGTGGGAGCACCGCCGGCCCGTGCTCGCCTTCGCCCTCCTGGAGATGGTGGGGCCGTGGTTCCTGCTCAGCGATGCCGAACGGTTCATCACGAGCTCCCTCGCCGGGCTCCTCATCGCGTTCGCGCCCGTGCTGGCGCTCGTCGTCGCGCGGCTGATCGGGCTCGAGAAGCGGATCGGCCGGCTGCGGATCGTGGGCCTGGTGGTCGCGGTCGGGGGAGTGGCAGCGCTCGGCGGCGGCGGCATGGAGGCCTCGGGCCCGTGGCCGGTGGTCGAGATGATGCTCGTGGCCGTCGGCTACGCGGTCGCGCCGCAGATCGCCGCCACGAAGCTCCGCGACGTGCCCGCGCTGCCGATGACCGCGGCGTGCCTGAGCATCGCCGCGCTCATCGCCTCGCCCTTCGCAGTGCTCTCCTGGCCGGCCCAGCCGCCGTCGGGCCTCGCCACCGGGGCGCTCGTGCTGCTCGGCCTGCTGTGCACGGCTCTCGCCTTCCTGCTGTTCTTCCGCCTGATCGCGGACGCCGGCCCCGCGCGGGCCACGGCGATCGCCTACGTCAACCCGGTCGTCGCCCTCGCGCTCGGGGTCGCACTCACCGGTGATCCGCTCACGCCGCTGATCGGCGCCGGTGCGGTGCTCGTGCTCGCGGGGACGTTCATGGCCACCCGGCGCAGCACCCACGAGGCCGAGCCCGCGCCGGAGGAGCCCGGGCGGACGCGACGGGGGCTGGGGGCTACGCAGCGGGGAGGTATACGGCGAACTCCGTCCGCCCGGGCCTCGAAGTGA
- a CDS encoding sensor histidine kinase produces MSKLSGAEPRSGRSWLHPDTWHLRTKLVLVVMLLLVGICTVVGTLLYATMDRVLTQQLDGQLAQASHRAVEFGAASSGLRRDPLDAPGQGAGTLSARISNGVLVTSGLRTADGKIVSITQSDADALASLPVVDQGPGGPPGGGATNAVDRRLSAGSFRLVAVQVASGDVVVTGLPLTSMQATLGSLVLTTVTVSLGGLVLVGLLGTVIIRRTMKPLDELSRVAGQVAQLPLEAGEVALAVRVPDSAANPGTEVGQVGSALNRMLDNVAGALEARQASEMKVRQFVADASHELRTPLTAIRGYTDMLRLTEPLTEQGAESLGRVESQSLRMSRLVEDLLTLARLDEGQPLKRGPVDLTQLLVETVTDQKVIAPDHVWRLDLPEEPVEITADGAKLHQVLVNLLSNARKHTPPGTTVTAAAGRSANGEAVLTVTDDGPGIPPDLQETVFSRFTRADKARTSAGEGSTGLGLSIVDAIVKAHGGSIDVTSRPGRTEFAVYLPAA; encoded by the coding sequence ATGAGCAAGCTCTCGGGCGCGGAGCCGCGTTCGGGGCGCAGCTGGCTCCACCCCGACACCTGGCACCTGAGGACCAAGCTCGTGCTGGTGGTGATGCTCCTGCTCGTCGGCATCTGCACTGTGGTCGGGACCCTCCTGTACGCGACCATGGACCGGGTGCTCACCCAGCAGCTCGACGGGCAGCTGGCGCAGGCGAGCCACCGCGCCGTGGAGTTCGGCGCTGCCTCCAGCGGCCTGCGCCGCGATCCGCTGGACGCCCCCGGCCAGGGCGCCGGCACCCTCAGCGCCCGGATCAGCAACGGGGTCCTCGTCACGAGCGGCCTGCGCACGGCCGACGGCAAGATCGTCTCCATCACGCAGTCCGACGCCGACGCGCTCGCCTCGCTCCCCGTCGTCGACCAGGGGCCCGGGGGTCCCCCCGGCGGCGGGGCGACGAACGCCGTCGACCGGCGCCTCAGCGCCGGATCCTTCCGGCTGGTCGCCGTCCAGGTGGCCAGCGGCGACGTCGTGGTGACCGGGCTTCCCCTGACCTCGATGCAGGCGACGCTCGGCTCGCTCGTGCTCACCACCGTGACAGTGTCCCTCGGCGGCCTCGTGCTCGTCGGGCTGCTCGGCACGGTGATCATTCGGCGCACCATGAAGCCGCTGGACGAGCTCTCCCGCGTGGCCGGACAGGTGGCGCAGCTGCCGCTCGAGGCCGGTGAGGTGGCCCTCGCGGTGCGCGTTCCCGACTCGGCCGCGAATCCCGGGACGGAGGTCGGCCAGGTCGGCAGCGCGCTCAACCGGATGCTGGACAACGTCGCCGGCGCCCTCGAGGCGCGTCAGGCCTCGGAGATGAAGGTGCGCCAGTTCGTGGCCGACGCCTCGCACGAGCTGCGCACCCCCCTCACCGCGATCCGCGGCTACACGGACATGCTGCGCCTGACGGAGCCGCTCACGGAGCAGGGCGCCGAGTCGCTCGGGCGCGTCGAGTCGCAGTCACTGCGGATGTCCCGCCTCGTGGAGGACCTGCTGACGCTGGCCCGGCTCGACGAGGGCCAGCCGCTCAAGCGGGGGCCGGTGGACCTCACCCAGCTGCTCGTGGAGACGGTCACGGACCAGAAGGTCATCGCGCCGGACCACGTGTGGCGCCTCGATCTGCCGGAGGAACCCGTCGAGATCACGGCCGACGGCGCCAAGCTTCACCAGGTGCTCGTGAACCTGCTGAGCAACGCGCGCAAGCACACGCCCCCCGGGACCACCGTCACCGCGGCGGCGGGCCGGTCCGCCAACGGGGAGGCCGTGCTGACCGTGACCGACGACGGCCCGGGGATCCCGCCCGACCTGCAGGAGACCGTGTTCTCCCGGTTCACCCGAGCGGACAAGGCGCGCACCTCCGCGGGCGAGGGCTCCACGGGGCTCGGGCTCTCGATCGTCGACGCGATCGTCAAGGCCCACGGCGGGTCGATCGACGTCACTTCGAGGCCCGGGCGGACGGAGTTCGCCGTATACCTCCCCGCTGCGTAG
- a CDS encoding response regulator transcription factor — protein sequence MASPFSTNNLPALTHPDGTPIRALVVDDEPSLSELMSMGLRMAGWSVQVASDGPSAVKAAREFRPDVLVLDVMMPGFDGVEALTRIRQFMPEVPALFLTAKDAVEDRITGLAAGGDDYVTKPFSMEEVMLRLHRLVQRSGVAAQDDAELVVGDLVLNTDTREVTRGGDDIQLTATQFELLRYLMENPKRVVSKAQILDRVWQYDFGGQANIVELYISYLRKKIDVDRAPMIHTVRGAGYVIKPAEA from the coding sequence ATGGCAAGCCCCTTCTCCACCAACAACCTGCCGGCGCTGACCCACCCCGACGGCACGCCCATCCGTGCGCTCGTAGTGGACGACGAGCCGAGCCTCTCCGAGCTGATGAGCATGGGCCTGCGCATGGCGGGCTGGAGTGTCCAAGTGGCCTCCGACGGGCCCTCGGCCGTCAAGGCCGCCCGGGAGTTCAGGCCCGATGTCCTCGTGCTCGACGTCATGATGCCCGGGTTCGACGGCGTCGAGGCGCTCACGCGCATCCGCCAGTTCATGCCCGAGGTGCCCGCGCTGTTCCTCACCGCCAAGGACGCCGTCGAGGACCGCATCACGGGCCTCGCGGCGGGCGGGGACGACTACGTCACCAAGCCGTTCAGCATGGAGGAGGTCATGCTCCGCCTGCACCGGCTCGTCCAGCGCTCGGGCGTGGCCGCCCAGGACGATGCCGAGCTCGTCGTGGGCGACCTCGTGCTCAACACGGACACTCGCGAGGTGACCCGCGGGGGCGACGACATCCAGCTCACCGCGACGCAGTTCGAGCTCCTGCGCTACCTCATGGAGAATCCCAAGCGCGTGGTCAGCAAGGCCCAGATCCTCGACCGCGTCTGGCAGTACGACTTCGGCGGCCAGGCGAACATCGTGGAGCTCTACATCTCCTACCTGCGCAAGAAGATCGACGTGGACCGCGCCCCCATGATCCACACCGTCCGCGGCGCGGGGTACGTCATCAAGCCAGCAGAGGCATGA
- a CDS encoding winged helix-turn-helix domain-containing protein yields the protein MSVASGYVHISVRNAQKAQKPGHRQPFNAHFGSPAEAYQHGAAAAAARTSPLAGVQDVSPMTAPTPVIQPGAEPVRAVAADNVAHGFVLYVGLSEQQAAAAGTSIARIAQEIRAYAQSLVEGVESYAAVAVAPASAPGSPLDVVRSTFGDPTVSVRQQRPEPRPAASEPRPAGVLIDLARREVHLDGETLNLTFKEFELLNYLVENGTRTVSRDELLESLWKNAEEVPNERTIDVHIRRLRSKLGRLANTVRTVRGQGYRFYEHPEVIVWAAPEYSI from the coding sequence ATGTCTGTTGCATCCGGCTACGTCCACATCTCTGTCCGCAATGCCCAGAAGGCGCAGAAGCCGGGCCACCGGCAGCCCTTCAATGCCCACTTCGGCAGCCCCGCCGAGGCGTACCAGCACGGCGCCGCGGCCGCGGCGGCCCGCACCTCGCCGCTGGCTGGCGTCCAGGACGTCTCGCCCATGACGGCCCCGACCCCGGTCATCCAGCCGGGCGCCGAGCCGGTCCGCGCGGTCGCCGCGGACAACGTCGCCCACGGCTTCGTGCTCTATGTGGGGCTCTCCGAGCAGCAGGCCGCCGCGGCGGGAACCTCGATCGCCCGGATCGCCCAGGAGATCCGCGCCTATGCCCAGTCGCTCGTGGAGGGCGTCGAGAGCTATGCCGCGGTTGCCGTGGCCCCCGCCAGCGCGCCGGGGTCTCCGCTCGACGTCGTGCGCTCCACCTTCGGCGACCCGACGGTGTCGGTGCGGCAGCAGCGCCCCGAGCCGCGGCCGGCCGCGTCCGAGCCGCGCCCGGCCGGCGTGCTCATCGACCTCGCCCGGCGCGAGGTGCACCTCGACGGCGAGACGCTCAACCTCACCTTCAAGGAGTTCGAGCTCCTGAACTACCTCGTCGAGAACGGCACCCGCACCGTGAGCCGGGACGAACTCCTCGAGAGCCTGTGGAAGAACGCGGAGGAAGTGCCGAACGAGCGCACCATCGACGTCCACATCCGCCGCCTGCGCTCCAAGCTCGGCCGGCTCGCGAACACCGTGCGCACCGTGCGGGGCCAGGGCTACCGCTTCTACGAGCACCCCGAGGTCATCGTCTGGGCCGCGCCTGAGTACTCGATCTAG
- a CDS encoding SixA phosphatase family protein, whose translation MSKHHLKRLIVLRHAKAAWPEGVPDADRPLAERGHADAPEAGKWLVKHHIIPDFILCSTALRTRQTTTWVCEELGDRAPTPKLESGLYAASAARMLAVVNHVPETVRALLIVSHMPGVQDLALRLASRDSDQDAYMDAASHFPTTGLAVFETETPWAELDGQDARLVSFAVPRSKKKG comes from the coding sequence GTGAGCAAGCACCACCTCAAGCGCCTCATCGTCCTCCGCCACGCGAAGGCCGCCTGGCCCGAGGGGGTCCCCGATGCGGACCGGCCACTCGCCGAGCGCGGGCACGCGGACGCCCCGGAGGCGGGGAAGTGGCTCGTGAAGCACCACATCATCCCCGACTTCATCCTCTGCTCCACGGCACTGCGTACGCGCCAGACCACCACGTGGGTCTGCGAGGAGCTCGGGGACAGGGCGCCGACTCCGAAGCTCGAGTCCGGCCTGTATGCGGCGAGCGCGGCGCGCATGCTCGCCGTCGTCAACCACGTCCCGGAGACCGTCCGGGCCCTGCTGATCGTCTCCCACATGCCGGGCGTCCAGGACCTCGCGCTGCGGCTCGCCTCCCGCGACTCGGACCAGGACGCCTACATGGACGCCGCGAGCCACTTCCCGACCACGGGGCTGGCCGTCTTCGAGACCGAGACCCCGTGGGCCGAGCTCGACGGCCAGGACGCCCGGCTGGTCAGCTTCGCCGTGCCGCGTTCGAAGAAGAAGGGCTGA
- a CDS encoding TetR/AcrR family transcriptional regulator, whose amino-acid sequence MSRATPRTRGTRQRLFDAAIELIGQRGAEAVTVDEIAAAAGVAKGTVYYNFGSKNELVAQLLEYGMGILLEALRGPAAEARPGADVLAEVRGMVGRALGFIEGYPAFVRLWMGEQWRAGGTWQPVLAGMRAAVLAEIRAALERVAGKVPPVPGHDLGTVATALFGAAFMVGVDRVSAVPAKPAGPAVEAVVAVAAGAFGLREPADDTMSHQ is encoded by the coding sequence ATGAGCCGGGCGACGCCCCGGACGCGCGGGACCCGGCAGCGCCTCTTCGACGCCGCGATCGAGCTGATCGGCCAGCGCGGGGCCGAGGCCGTGACGGTCGACGAGATCGCGGCGGCCGCGGGGGTCGCCAAGGGCACCGTCTACTACAACTTCGGCAGCAAGAACGAGCTCGTGGCCCAGCTCCTCGAGTACGGCATGGGAATCCTTCTGGAGGCCCTGCGGGGCCCCGCGGCGGAGGCCAGACCGGGCGCGGACGTGCTCGCCGAGGTCCGGGGCATGGTGGGCCGGGCGCTGGGGTTCATCGAGGGCTACCCGGCCTTCGTGCGGCTGTGGATGGGCGAGCAGTGGCGCGCCGGCGGCACGTGGCAGCCGGTGCTGGCGGGGATGCGTGCCGCGGTGCTGGCCGAGATCCGCGCGGCCCTGGAACGGGTGGCCGGGAAGGTCCCGCCGGTTCCGGGCCACGATCTCGGGACCGTGGCCACGGCCCTCTTCGGGGCTGCGTTCATGGTGGGCGTGGACCGGGTCTCCGCCGTCCCCGCGAAGCCGGCCGGGCCCGCCGTCGAGGCCGTGGTGGCGGTCGCCGCGGGCGCCTTCGGCCTCCGGGAGCCTGCCGACGACACGATGTCACACCAGTAA
- a CDS encoding YhgE/Pip domain-containing protein translates to MTVLRLARSELKRMTYGLLPKLMILALTVVPLLYGAVYLYANWDPYKNLDRIPAALVVEDQGAQLPDGSRLDAGGKVAEGLVDGHLFDWHRVTSTAEADEDVRTGTYSFSLTLPADFSRNLASPASFDAAHQAMLKVTTNDANNYLLSTIVDKVTTAVHDSVAKQVGTDTAARLLSGYGTIHAQLASASDGADRLAAGLDTLKGGSAQLADGASQLHAGADQLVAGQERLTSGAAQLRDGSAQLASGLDTLRAKSATLPADTRRLADGAAQVAAGNAALNSKVQAAASAADAASAALPDRARQTAQALVASGVLTQAQADRVVSDLAAQASAPAADAAKQLHTAAGQVQQLAAGSQQVSDGAAQLASGMPALTGAIGQADDGARSLSAGAAQLASGQQAALDGARTLDAGAAKLDTGAAQLSDGAARADAGSHDLARGLAAGAGKVPNPSQQQTQQLANVMGDPVAVDHAAQTKAASYGAGLAPFFLSLAMWVGIFMLTQAMRPFTLRALASNAPAWKVALGGWLPFAVVSAAQATLLTGVVDFALGLDPAHPLLMWLFLLLGGIAFSALIQGIIALLGTSGKFVVLILLILQLVSSGGTFPWQVTPTAFQVAHQILPMGYMVTGMRHLIYGGDMSGILPIVLGLIGYTLLGGVLNLLGTRKNMTWRLKTLQPEITV, encoded by the coding sequence ATGACCGTCCTCCGCCTCGCACGCTCGGAGCTGAAGCGCATGACCTACGGGCTGCTGCCGAAGCTCATGATCCTCGCGCTCACCGTGGTCCCGCTCCTGTACGGTGCCGTGTACCTGTACGCGAACTGGGACCCCTACAAGAACCTGGACCGGATCCCGGCCGCGCTCGTCGTCGAGGACCAGGGCGCGCAGCTGCCCGACGGCTCACGCCTCGACGCCGGCGGCAAGGTCGCCGAGGGCCTCGTGGACGGGCACCTCTTCGACTGGCACCGCGTCACCAGCACCGCGGAGGCCGACGAGGACGTCCGGACAGGCACCTACTCGTTCTCCCTGACCCTGCCGGCCGACTTCTCCAGGAACCTCGCCTCCCCGGCAAGCTTCGACGCGGCGCACCAGGCCATGCTCAAGGTCACGACCAACGACGCGAACAACTACCTGCTCTCAACGATCGTGGACAAGGTCACGACCGCGGTCCACGACTCCGTGGCCAAGCAGGTCGGGACGGACACGGCGGCGCGGCTCCTCTCGGGCTACGGCACCATCCACGCCCAGCTCGCCTCCGCCTCGGACGGCGCGGACAGGCTCGCCGCCGGGCTGGACACGCTCAAGGGCGGCTCGGCCCAGCTCGCCGACGGGGCCTCCCAGCTGCACGCCGGGGCGGACCAGCTCGTGGCCGGCCAGGAGCGCCTCACCAGCGGCGCCGCCCAGCTGCGCGATGGGTCCGCCCAGCTGGCCTCCGGCCTCGACACGCTGCGGGCCAAGAGCGCCACGCTGCCCGCAGACACCCGGCGCCTGGCCGACGGCGCCGCGCAGGTCGCCGCAGGCAACGCCGCCCTCAACAGCAAGGTCCAGGCCGCGGCCAGCGCCGCAGACGCCGCCAGCGCGGCCCTTCCGGACCGCGCCCGCCAGACCGCCCAGGCCCTCGTGGCCTCCGGCGTGCTCACCCAGGCCCAGGCAGACAGGGTCGTCTCCGACCTCGCCGCCCAGGCCTCGGCGCCGGCCGCCGACGCCGCGAAGCAGCTGCACACCGCCGCCGGGCAGGTCCAGCAGCTCGCGGCCGGCTCCCAGCAGGTTTCGGACGGCGCCGCCCAGCTAGCCTCGGGCATGCCGGCCCTCACCGGGGCGATCGGGCAGGCGGACGACGGCGCCCGCTCGCTGTCCGCGGGGGCCGCGCAGCTCGCGTCCGGCCAGCAGGCGGCGCTGGACGGGGCCCGCACCCTCGATGCCGGAGCCGCGAAGCTCGACACCGGCGCGGCCCAGCTGAGCGACGGCGCCGCCCGGGCCGACGCAGGCTCGCACGACCTCGCCCGGGGGCTCGCGGCCGGAGCGGGGAAGGTCCCCAACCCGTCCCAGCAGCAGACCCAGCAGCTCGCGAACGTGATGGGCGATCCCGTGGCGGTCGACCATGCGGCGCAGACCAAGGCCGCCTCCTACGGCGCGGGCCTCGCCCCGTTCTTCCTCTCCCTGGCGATGTGGGTGGGCATCTTCATGCTGACCCAGGCCATGCGTCCGTTCACGCTGCGCGCCCTGGCCTCGAACGCCCCGGCGTGGAAGGTCGCGCTGGGCGGCTGGCTGCCGTTTGCCGTGGTCTCGGCCGCACAGGCCACGCTCCTGACCGGGGTCGTGGACTTCGCCCTCGGCCTGGACCCCGCGCACCCGCTGCTCATGTGGCTGTTCCTCCTGCTCGGGGGCATCGCCTTCAGCGCCCTGATCCAGGGCATCATTGCGCTGCTGGGCACGAGCGGGAAGTTCGTGGTGCTGATCCTGCTCATCCTGCAGCTCGTCTCCTCGGGCGGAACCTTCCCCTGGCAGGTGACGCCCACGGCGTTCCAGGTAGCGCACCAGATCCTTCCGATGGGCTATATGGTGACGGGCATGCGCCACCTCATCTACGGCGGGGACATGTCCGGGATCCTGCCGATCGTGCTGGGCCTGATCGGCTACACGCTGCTGGGCGGGGTGCTCAACCTCCTCGGCACCCGCAAGAACATGACGTGGCGGCTCAAGACGCTCCAGCCGGAGATCACGGTATGA
- a CDS encoding helix-turn-helix transcriptional regulator: MGQSAEFGRFLRAMRGRLSPEEAGLPTAGARRVPGLRREEIALMAGVSTDYYTRLEQGRNIHPSRSVLDAVARALRLDEGERAHMIDLLEHCALSQRTPVPQETVRPALRQLLASVGTVPALVLGRRTDVLAGNRLAFLLLADFPAMPVGERNLTRWMILDPAARELFTDWHAVAAEAAGALRVDIGRHPNDPQANQLVGDLAVHSEEFRQWWAGHRVVTTHAGTLRLRHPVVGDLELSFEDLAPRHDPDQTLRVFTAAPGSASADSLALLGSFGADSFTDKAPDGADRPAAPRRP, encoded by the coding sequence ATGGGTCAGAGTGCGGAATTCGGTCGGTTCCTCAGGGCAATGCGTGGGCGGCTCTCGCCCGAGGAGGCAGGGCTCCCGACGGCGGGCGCGCGGCGCGTGCCCGGCCTGCGCCGGGAGGAGATCGCGCTCATGGCGGGAGTCAGCACCGACTACTACACCCGGCTCGAGCAGGGGCGCAACATCCACCCCTCCCGCTCGGTCCTGGACGCGGTGGCACGCGCCCTGCGCCTCGACGAGGGCGAGCGGGCGCACATGATCGACCTGCTCGAGCACTGCGCCCTCTCCCAGCGGACCCCGGTCCCGCAGGAGACCGTGCGCCCCGCGCTCCGGCAGCTCCTGGCCTCCGTGGGGACCGTGCCGGCGCTCGTGCTGGGGCGCCGCACGGATGTCCTCGCCGGAAACCGGCTGGCCTTCCTGCTCCTGGCCGACTTCCCCGCCATGCCGGTGGGCGAACGCAACCTCACCCGCTGGATGATCCTGGACCCCGCGGCACGCGAGCTCTTCACGGACTGGCACGCGGTCGCGGCCGAGGCGGCGGGCGCCCTGCGGGTGGACATCGGCCGGCACCCCAACGACCCCCAGGCCAACCAGCTCGTCGGCGACCTCGCCGTGCACAGCGAGGAGTTCCGGCAGTGGTGGGCGGGCCACCGGGTCGTCACCACGCACGCGGGGACGCTCCGCCTGCGCCATCCGGTGGTGGGCGACCTCGAGCTGTCCTTCGAGGACCTCGCCCCGCGGCACGATCCTGACCAGACCCTGCGGGTCTTCACCGCCGCCCCGGGGTCGGCCTCCGCAGACTCCCTCGCGCTGCTGGGCAGCTTCGGCGCGGACAGCTTCACCGACAAGGCGCCCGACGGCGCCGACCGCCCCGCTGCTCCCCGGCGCCCCTGA
- a CDS encoding aldo/keto reductase, with the protein MSPAQQSSVPTVALNNGVEIPQLGFGVFQVPPDETQRVVEEALEAGYRHIDTAAAYRNEAGVGAAIAAAGIPREELFITTKLRNGDQGRAREAFDDSRSALGLDYLDLYLIHWPVPSQGLYTAAWGQLEEAYAEGHVRAIGVSNFLPDHLDTLLATATVTPALNQIELHPTFQQRALADLCRAKGIAVEAYSPLGQGADLDADAVRDAAAAHGATPAQAVLAWHLAQGTIVIPKTATRERMAENLAAAALALSPAEVEAITALETGERIGGDPATAAHSQF; encoded by the coding sequence ATGTCCCCCGCACAGCAGAGCTCCGTTCCCACCGTGGCGCTGAACAACGGCGTCGAGATCCCGCAGCTCGGCTTCGGCGTCTTCCAGGTCCCTCCGGACGAGACCCAGCGCGTGGTCGAGGAGGCGCTCGAGGCCGGGTACCGGCACATCGACACCGCCGCCGCCTACCGCAACGAGGCCGGGGTCGGCGCAGCCATCGCGGCCGCCGGGATCCCGCGCGAGGAGCTGTTCATCACCACGAAGCTGCGCAACGGGGACCAGGGCAGGGCCCGCGAGGCCTTCGACGACAGCCGCTCGGCCCTCGGGCTCGACTACCTGGACCTCTATCTGATCCACTGGCCGGTCCCGTCGCAGGGGCTGTACACCGCGGCGTGGGGCCAGCTCGAGGAGGCCTACGCCGAGGGGCATGTGCGGGCGATCGGCGTCTCGAACTTCCTTCCGGACCACCTCGACACGCTCCTCGCGACCGCCACCGTGACCCCGGCGCTGAACCAGATCGAGCTCCACCCCACCTTCCAGCAGCGTGCGCTCGCGGACCTGTGCCGCGCCAAGGGCATCGCCGTCGAGGCCTACAGCCCGCTGGGCCAGGGGGCGGACCTCGACGCGGACGCGGTGCGGGACGCGGCGGCCGCGCACGGGGCCACCCCGGCGCAGGCGGTGCTCGCGTGGCACCTCGCCCAGGGCACGATCGTGATCCCGAAGACCGCGACGCGGGAGCGGATGGCCGAGAACCTCGCCGCCGCCGCGCTGGCGCTCAGCCCCGCCGAGGTCGAGGCGATCACCGCCCTCGAGACGGGCGAGCGCATCGGCGGAGACCCCGCCACCGCGGCCCACAGCCAGTTCTGA
- a CDS encoding dihydrolipoyl dehydrogenase family protein, with the protein MDTEYDVIVIGGGAAGENAADRAVKGGLTAAIVERSLLGGACSYWACEPSKALLRPGTALSAARRVPGAREAVTGSLDLRAVLAHRDEASSNWDDSSQVEWAEGAGIALIRGTARLTGAKRLWVTGDDGDHFALTARHAVVLATGSVPSLPKIPGLAGIHPWTTPDATSAQEVPESLAVIGAGVAGAELAQAFARLGSKVTVLARGTFLSAFPEDARRLVAEGLRADGVEILEGVSPERADLTDDGAARLTLPGGRELVAERVLVAAGRRAALDGLGLPAFGIEPPSLKVDESGRVQGLSWLYAVGDCSGGPKLTHQGKYQARITGDAIVARARGELGGAAPAPWSRWARTADVLAVPHVVFTDPEVASVGLTEEDAWEAGIRVRPVELPISVAGAWQHAEDYEGWAQFLVDEDTRTLVGACFAGPDVAELLHAATIAIAGEVPLERLWHATPAFPTVSEVWLRFLEAYGL; encoded by the coding sequence GTGGACACTGAGTACGACGTCATTGTGATCGGCGGCGGCGCGGCCGGCGAGAACGCCGCGGACCGCGCCGTCAAGGGGGGCCTGACGGCGGCCATCGTGGAGCGCAGCCTCCTCGGCGGCGCCTGCTCCTACTGGGCCTGCGAGCCGTCCAAGGCGCTCCTGCGTCCCGGCACCGCCCTGAGCGCGGCCCGCCGCGTCCCGGGCGCCCGCGAGGCGGTCACGGGCAGCCTCGACCTCCGGGCGGTGCTCGCACACCGCGACGAGGCCTCGAGCAACTGGGACGACTCCTCGCAGGTGGAATGGGCCGAGGGCGCGGGCATCGCCCTCATCCGCGGCACCGCCCGCCTCACGGGCGCCAAGCGGCTGTGGGTGACCGGCGACGACGGCGACCACTTCGCGCTCACGGCGCGCCACGCCGTCGTGCTCGCGACCGGTTCGGTGCCCTCCCTCCCGAAGATCCCCGGGCTGGCTGGCATCCACCCCTGGACCACCCCGGATGCGACGAGCGCGCAGGAGGTCCCCGAGAGCCTCGCGGTGATCGGCGCGGGCGTGGCGGGCGCCGAGCTCGCGCAGGCCTTCGCGCGGCTCGGCTCGAAGGTCACCGTCCTGGCCCGCGGCACGTTCCTGAGCGCGTTCCCCGAGGACGCGCGCCGGCTCGTGGCCGAGGGGCTGCGCGCCGACGGCGTGGAGATCCTCGAGGGCGTCAGCCCCGAGCGTGCCGACCTGACGGACGACGGCGCCGCCCGCCTCACGCTCCCGGGTGGCCGCGAGCTCGTGGCCGAGCGGGTCCTCGTTGCCGCTGGGCGCCGGGCCGCGCTGGACGGACTCGGGCTGCCCGCGTTCGGGATCGAGCCGCCGTCGCTCAAGGTCGACGAGTCCGGCCGCGTCCAGGGGCTCTCCTGGCTGTACGCGGTGGGCGACTGCTCCGGCGGCCCCAAGCTCACCCACCAGGGCAAGTACCAGGCCCGCATCACGGGCGACGCGATCGTGGCCCGCGCCCGGGGCGAGCTCGGCGGCGCCGCCCCGGCCCCGTGGAGCCGCTGGGCCCGTACCGCGGACGTCCTCGCGGTGCCGCACGTGGTGTTCACCGATCCGGAGGTCGCCTCGGTCGGCCTGACTGAGGAGGACGCCTGGGAGGCGGGCATCCGCGTGCGCCCCGTGGAGCTGCCCATCTCGGTGGCCGGCGCATGGCAGCACGCCGAGGACTACGAGGGCTGGGCCCAATTCCTCGTCGACGAGGACACGCGCACGCTCGTGGGCGCGTGCTTCGCCGGCCCGGACGTGGCCGAGCTCCTGCACGCGGCCACCATCGCCATCGCCGGCGAGGTCCCGCTCGAGCGGCTCTGGCACGCCACCCCCGCCTTCCCGACGGTCAGCGAGGTCTGGCTGCGGTTCCTCGAGGCCTACGGCCTCTGA